One genomic region from Mesorhizobium terrae encodes:
- the trbJ gene encoding P-type conjugative transfer protein TrbJ, which produces MIFRRSRAALLAASILSIPVAMSPVMVQPASAQWVVYDPTNYVQNVLSAARALEQINNQITSLQNEATMLINQARNLASLPYSSLQRLQQSVQRTQQLLGQAQRIAYDVQQIDQAFTSTYGNASMSASDQQLVSQARERWQNTVGGLQDAMRVQAGVVGNIDTNRAEMSALIGQSQGATGALQAAQAGNQLLALQAQQLADLTAVVAANGRAQALTEAERAAAAEQGREQRRRFLTPGSGYQPGNARMFPNGN; this is translated from the coding sequence ATGATCTTCCGTCGCTCACGCGCGGCGCTTCTTGCCGCGTCGATCCTTTCCATTCCCGTGGCGATGTCGCCCGTGATGGTCCAGCCGGCATCCGCGCAATGGGTCGTCTACGACCCAACGAACTACGTGCAGAATGTTCTCTCCGCCGCCCGCGCCCTGGAGCAGATCAACAATCAGATCACCTCGCTTCAAAACGAAGCGACGATGCTGATCAACCAGGCGCGCAATCTCGCAAGCCTGCCTTACTCCTCGCTTCAGCGGTTGCAGCAGTCCGTGCAGCGGACGCAGCAGCTTCTCGGCCAGGCGCAGCGCATCGCCTACGACGTCCAGCAGATCGACCAGGCCTTTACTTCCACCTACGGCAATGCGTCGATGTCTGCCTCCGACCAGCAGCTCGTCTCGCAGGCGCGCGAGCGCTGGCAGAACACCGTCGGCGGCTTGCAGGACGCCATGCGCGTGCAGGCCGGTGTCGTCGGCAACATCGACACCAACCGCGCCGAGATGTCGGCGCTCATTGGTCAGAGTCAGGGCGCTACCGGCGCCTTGCAGGCGGCGCAGGCCGGCAATCAGCTCCTCGCGCTCCAGGCCCAGCAGCTCGCCGATCTCACGGCTGTCGTCGCTGCGAACGGCCGGGCTCAGGCACTGACCGAAGCGGAACGCGCGGCGGCAGCCGAGCAGGGTCGCGAGCAGCGCCGCCGCTTCCTGACCCCCGGCAGCGGCTATCAGCCCGGCAACGCCCGCATGTTCCCGAATGGCAACTAA
- the trbK-alt gene encoding putative entry exclusion protein TrbK-alt has translation MDGKLLARLGAVVFVAVAITATAIEMSRKEEEPAGQALRPVEVTPADPLRQAQRRCQLLGEAAARDAECLRTWAATRDRFLGVAPAPAPTSPQHDDGR, from the coding sequence ATGGACGGCAAGCTCTTGGCGCGCCTTGGCGCCGTCGTCTTCGTCGCCGTCGCCATCACGGCGACGGCGATCGAGATGTCCCGGAAAGAGGAAGAGCCGGCCGGCCAAGCGTTGCGGCCAGTTGAAGTCACGCCGGCCGATCCGCTGCGCCAGGCGCAGCGGCGGTGCCAACTGCTCGGCGAGGCCGCCGCGCGCGATGCCGAATGCCTGCGCACCTGGGCCGCAACCCGCGACCGCTTCCTCGGCGTTGCGCCGGCGCCAGCGCCGACGTCGCCGCAGCATGACGACGGGCGGTGA
- the trbL gene encoding P-type conjugative transfer protein TrbL: MGGTGVIDQFLEVFTRYIDSGFGLLGGEVAFIATTLIVIDVTLAALFWSWGADDDIMARLVKKTLFVGVFAYIIGNWNSLARIVFESFAGLGLKASGTGFTVEDLMRPGRVAQTGLDAGRPLLDSISNLMGWIAFFENFIQIACLLFAWALVLLAFFILAVQLFVTLIEFKLTTLAGFVLIPFGLFGKSAFMAERVLGNVISSGIKVLVLAVIIGIGSTLFSQFTAGFANQTPTIDQAMAIVLAALSLLGLGIFGPGIANGLVSGGPQLGAGAAVGTGLAAGGALVAAGAAGGMALRGGAAALSGTAAAARGGAALAGGASTAYSLGAAGQSGVSAVGSGLGGVARAAGAAASSPLRRAASRAADGMKSSFSDGAKSAFAATGGTSTMGTIGGLAADAAPAAAADGPPAWAQRMKRSQALSHGVTAAAHAVRSGDSHGGGSSINLSQGDR, from the coding sequence ATGGGCGGCACCGGCGTCATCGACCAATTCCTGGAGGTCTTCACCCGCTATATCGATAGCGGATTTGGCCTGCTCGGCGGCGAGGTAGCGTTCATAGCCACGACGCTGATCGTCATCGACGTGACATTGGCCGCGCTGTTCTGGAGCTGGGGCGCCGACGACGACATCATGGCGCGCCTGGTCAAGAAGACGCTGTTCGTCGGCGTCTTCGCCTACATCATCGGCAATTGGAATAGCCTCGCGCGCATCGTGTTCGAGAGCTTCGCGGGGCTCGGCCTGAAGGCGTCGGGCACTGGATTTACCGTCGAAGATCTCATGCGCCCCGGCCGCGTTGCGCAGACCGGCCTCGACGCCGGCCGCCCGCTGCTCGATTCCATCTCCAACCTGATGGGCTGGATCGCCTTCTTCGAGAACTTCATCCAGATCGCCTGCCTGTTGTTCGCCTGGGCGCTGGTGCTGCTCGCCTTCTTCATTCTCGCCGTCCAGCTCTTCGTCACCCTGATCGAATTCAAGCTGACGACGCTTGCGGGCTTCGTGCTGATCCCGTTCGGCCTGTTCGGCAAATCCGCGTTCATGGCCGAACGCGTCCTCGGCAACGTCATATCGAGCGGCATCAAGGTTCTGGTGCTCGCCGTCATCATCGGCATCGGCTCGACGTTGTTCTCCCAGTTCACCGCCGGCTTCGCGAACCAGACACCGACGATCGACCAGGCGATGGCGATCGTGCTTGCCGCGCTCTCGCTGCTGGGCCTCGGAATCTTCGGCCCTGGCATCGCCAACGGCCTCGTCTCTGGCGGTCCGCAGCTCGGCGCCGGCGCGGCCGTCGGAACTGGGCTCGCGGCGGGCGGCGCTCTGGTCGCGGCCGGCGCGGCTGGCGGAATGGCCCTTCGCGGCGGCGCCGCTGCTCTTTCCGGAACTGCCGCTGCCGCTCGAGGGGGAGCGGCCCTGGCCGGTGGCGCCTCGACGGCCTACAGCCTCGGCGCTGCCGGCCAGTCGGGCGTGTCCGCCGTCGGATCTGGACTCGGTGGCGTTGCTCGCGCCGCTGGCGCGGCCGCCAGCTCACCGCTGCGTCGCGCGGCCTCCCGGGCAGCAGACGGCATGAAGTCGAGCTTCTCCGATGGCGCCAAGTCCGCGTTCGCCGCGACGGGTGGCACATCGACCATGGGCACGATCGGCGGGCTCGCGGCCGATGCTGCGCCGGCCGCTGCGGCTGACGGGCCGCCGGCCTGGGCCCAGCGCATGAAGCGCTCTCAGGCCTTGAGCCACGGTGTGACGGCGGCCGCCCACGCCGTTCGCAGCGGTGACAGCCATGGCGGCGGCTCCTCTATCAACCTCTCTCAAGGCGATCGCTGA
- the trbF gene encoding conjugal transfer protein TrbF, translating into MFKRPSTHYGKPPEPETPYQRAAQVWDERIGAARVQAKNWRLMAFGSLILSAGFAAALVWQSARGTIVPWVVQVDRLGQAQAVAPAVADYRPTDPQIAFHLARFIEQVRSIPSDAIIVRQNWLRAYDFTTDRGAMALNDYARSNDPFTKVGRQQIAVDVSSVIRASPDSFRVAWVERRYENGQLAETTRWTAILTIVVQVPRNADRLRANPLGIYVNAINWSRELGQ; encoded by the coding sequence ATGTTCAAACGACCTTCTACTCACTACGGCAAACCACCAGAACCTGAGACGCCTTACCAGCGCGCCGCGCAGGTCTGGGACGAGCGCATCGGCGCCGCGCGCGTCCAGGCGAAGAATTGGCGGCTCATGGCGTTCGGCTCGCTGATCCTGTCCGCTGGTTTCGCGGCGGCGCTTGTCTGGCAATCGGCCCGCGGCACGATCGTGCCATGGGTTGTGCAGGTCGACCGGCTCGGCCAAGCGCAGGCGGTGGCGCCAGCGGTCGCCGACTATCGTCCCACCGATCCGCAGATCGCTTTTCATCTCGCGCGCTTCATCGAGCAGGTCCGCTCGATTCCGTCCGACGCCATCATCGTTCGGCAGAACTGGCTGCGCGCCTACGACTTCACGACCGACCGCGGCGCGATGGCGCTGAACGACTACGCGCGATCCAACGACCCTTTTACCAAGGTCGGCCGACAACAGATCGCCGTCGACGTCTCCAGCGTCATCCGGGCCTCGCCGGACAGTTTCCGCGTCGCCTGGGTCGAGCGCCGGTACGAGAACGGCCAGCTCGCCGAGACGACCCGCTGGACCGCCATCCTCACCATCGTCGTGCAGGTTCCACGCAACGCCGATCGGCTGCGCGCCAACCCGCTCGGCATCTACGTCAACGCCATCAACTGGTCACGGGAGCTTGGGCAATGA
- the trbG gene encoding P-type conjugative transfer protein TrbG encodes MKPSFRKAGNPASRTSTFAVLLLCTSALAGCATANRPPEISYDDAVPAALSANPPVPVRVVELPRPLPLPGQMKPVEPSRGTPEPTDPTARVNQANAAARVQPVRDGFINAMQVYPYTGGALYQVYTAVGQITDIALQPGEQLVGSGPVAAGDTVRWIIGDTVSGSGATQQVHILVKPTRADLMTNLIINTNLRTYHMELRSTERTYMASVSWQYPQDQLIALRRQNAQAEASSPVATGVDLANINFRYAIEGDRAPWRPLRAYDDGRQVFIEFPRGIGQGEMPPLFVVGPEGNTSELVNYRVRANYMIVDRLFAAAELRFGAGDRQKRVRIVRTDGRPAS; translated from the coding sequence ATGAAGCCGTCTTTCCGTAAAGCCGGAAATCCGGCTTCTCGCACGTCCACATTTGCGGTTCTCCTGCTGTGCACGTCGGCGCTCGCCGGCTGCGCCACGGCGAACAGGCCGCCAGAGATCTCCTATGATGACGCCGTGCCAGCGGCGCTGAGCGCCAATCCTCCGGTTCCCGTGCGCGTGGTCGAGCTGCCGCGACCTCTGCCACTCCCCGGTCAGATGAAGCCCGTCGAGCCGTCCCGCGGCACGCCTGAGCCTACCGATCCGACAGCCCGCGTTAATCAGGCCAACGCCGCCGCGCGTGTGCAGCCGGTCCGCGATGGCTTCATCAACGCCATGCAGGTCTATCCCTATACCGGCGGCGCGCTCTATCAGGTCTACACCGCCGTCGGCCAGATCACCGACATCGCTCTTCAGCCGGGCGAGCAACTGGTCGGCTCCGGCCCGGTCGCCGCCGGCGACACGGTTCGCTGGATCATCGGCGACACGGTGAGCGGCTCGGGCGCGACCCAGCAAGTTCATATCCTGGTGAAGCCGACCCGCGCCGACTTGATGACGAATCTCATCATCAACACCAATCTGCGCACCTACCACATGGAGCTGCGCTCGACCGAGCGCACCTATATGGCTTCGGTGTCCTGGCAGTATCCGCAGGATCAGCTCATCGCGCTGCGCCGCCAGAACGCGCAGGCCGAGGCCAGCAGTCCCGTCGCCACCGGCGTCGACCTCGCCAACATCAATTTCCGCTATGCCATCGAAGGCGATCGTGCGCCGTGGCGGCCACTGCGCGCCTACGATGATGGACGCCAGGTCTTCATCGAGTTTCCGCGTGGCATCGGTCAGGGCGAGATGCCGCCGCTGTTTGTGGTCGGTCCGGAGGGCAACACCTCCGAGCTCGTGAACTACCGCGTCCGTGCCAACTACATGATCGTCGACCGGCTGTTCGCGGCCGCGGAGCTGCGTTTCGGCGCTGGCGACCGCCAGAAGCGCGTCCGGATCGTCCGCACCGATGGGAGGCCGGCGTCGTGA
- a CDS encoding TrbI/VirB10 family protein, which yields MSEPEPRKEEDEAPLTGSADDAAAPMRLRADAPRVTRLSRKVLAGLGLVASVGIGAALIYALQTGDAGRPADELYSTDNRSTADGLAGLPRDYSGVPQLGPPLPGDLGRPILGAQNRGQPLPNQAGLSAEEQRRLQEIETARVSRLFSGAENRSMASTGPGAATIAPPPTPDLTGLGLAPPPATPSAQDRQLAFLNAAADRRTVAPDRVAAPASPYILQAGAVIAAALITGIRSDLPGQITAQVTENIYDSPTGRILLVPQGTRVIGQYNNSVQFGQSRVLLVWNRLIFPNGRSIVLERQPGADAEGYAGLQDGVDYHWWELAKAAGLSTLLSVGAELATNDDDRLVQAIRNGGQDTINDAGQQIVRRQLNVAPTLTIRPGFPVRVIVTRDLVLEPYGD from the coding sequence GTGAGCGAGCCAGAACCCCGGAAAGAAGAAGACGAGGCGCCGCTGACCGGGTCGGCGGACGACGCGGCCGCCCCGATGCGGCTGCGCGCGGATGCGCCGCGCGTTACGCGGCTCTCGCGCAAGGTGCTCGCCGGCCTCGGACTCGTGGCGAGCGTCGGAATCGGCGCCGCGTTGATCTATGCGCTCCAGACCGGCGACGCGGGGAGGCCGGCGGACGAACTTTACTCGACCGATAATCGGTCGACCGCCGATGGCCTGGCCGGATTGCCGCGCGATTACAGCGGTGTTCCCCAATTGGGTCCGCCGCTTCCGGGCGACCTCGGGCGACCCATTCTGGGCGCGCAAAATCGTGGCCAGCCATTGCCAAACCAGGCCGGCCTCAGCGCGGAGGAGCAACGCCGGCTGCAGGAAATAGAGACCGCCCGCGTCAGTAGGCTGTTCAGCGGCGCCGAGAACAGGTCCATGGCCTCGACGGGCCCCGGCGCCGCGACGATCGCGCCGCCGCCCACTCCGGACCTCACCGGCCTCGGCCTCGCGCCGCCACCCGCCACCCCATCGGCCCAGGATCGACAGCTCGCATTTCTCAATGCGGCGGCCGATCGGCGCACCGTCGCACCCGATCGCGTCGCCGCACCGGCGTCGCCTTACATCCTTCAGGCAGGCGCCGTGATCGCGGCGGCGCTCATCACCGGCATCCGCTCCGACCTACCCGGCCAGATCACCGCGCAGGTGACGGAGAACATCTATGACAGCCCAACGGGACGTATCCTCCTGGTGCCGCAAGGCACGCGCGTGATCGGCCAGTACAATAACAGCGTTCAGTTCGGTCAGAGCCGCGTGCTCCTGGTCTGGAACCGGCTGATCTTCCCAAACGGGCGCTCGATCGTTCTCGAGCGCCAGCCCGGCGCCGATGCGGAGGGTTACGCCGGCCTTCAGGATGGCGTCGATTATCATTGGTGGGAGCTGGCGAAAGCTGCGGGGCTCTCCACGTTGCTGAGCGTCGGAGCCGAGCTCGCCACTAATGACGACGACCGCCTGGTCCAGGCCATCCGCAACGGTGGGCAGGACACCATCAACGATGCCGGCCAGCAGATCGTGCGCCGCCAGCTCAACGTCGCCCCGACACTGACGATCCGGCCGGGCTTTCCCGTTCGCGTCATCGTTACGCGGGATTTGGTGCTCGAACCCTACGGAGATTAG
- a CDS encoding DUF2274 domain-containing protein — protein MAKLKLGPLEDDKPAKISMELPAALYRDLIAYADYLNSQHVSPVGGEPCRI, from the coding sequence ATGGCCAAGCTCAAGCTGGGGCCGCTCGAAGACGACAAGCCGGCGAAGATCTCAATGGAGTTGCCCGCTGCACTTTACCGCGATCTCATCGCCTATGCTGATTATCTGAACAGTCAACATGTCTCACCAGTAGGAGGTGAACCATGCCGGATTTGA
- a CDS encoding DUF2274 domain-containing protein encodes MPDLRLGRLPKVGVVRMTIILPEPLKEELDQYAAEHSRLYEPVDTAALVPHMLEAFLRSDRGWRSRKAKGGRARQPGVPPASKKALSGAEGDGSA; translated from the coding sequence ATGCCGGATTTGAGGCTCGGTCGGTTGCCGAAGGTTGGCGTCGTCCGCATGACCATCATCTTGCCGGAGCCACTTAAGGAGGAACTCGACCAGTATGCAGCCGAACACAGCCGGCTGTACGAACCCGTGGACACCGCAGCGCTGGTCCCGCACATGCTAGAAGCCTTCCTCCGTTCGGATCGCGGTTGGCGCAGCCGTAAGGCGAAGGGAGGCCGTGCGCGTCAGCCAGGGGTGCCTCCAGCCAGCAAAAAGGCATTAAGCGGTGCCGAAGGCGATGGCTCCGCCTGA
- a CDS encoding MFS transporter produces the protein MLGILANRTYRHLFAAQVIALIGTGLATVALGLLAFELAGGEAGAVLGTALAIKMIAYVGVAPVAAAFAERLPRRAILVSLDLVRAAVAVALPFVTEVWQVYVLIFLLQSASAGFTPTFQATIPDVLPDEKDYTRALSLSRLAYDLESLLSPMLAAALLTVMSFYALFAGTVIGFLASAALVVSVLLPSPRPSTPRPIYERTTRGSRIYLATPRLRGLLAVNMAVSAAGAMAIVNTVVIVQGEFGLSQRATALALAAFGGGSMVAALALPRLLEAISDRAAMLAGVILMILGLVAGATVSGYQLLLLLWFVLGLGYSAAQTPSGRLLRRSSQPEDRPALFAAQFALSHACWLVTYPLAGWLGASVGPNATFLILAVIAAAALVAAALLWPASDPEVVEHRHPGLSDDDPHWAEGARHGEGRHAHAFVVDNLHPQWPREP, from the coding sequence GTGCTCGGCATTCTCGCAAACCGCACCTACCGTCATCTCTTCGCCGCGCAGGTGATCGCGCTGATCGGCACCGGGCTGGCCACGGTCGCGCTCGGGCTTCTGGCGTTCGAGCTGGCCGGCGGCGAGGCCGGCGCGGTGCTGGGAACGGCGCTGGCGATCAAGATGATCGCCTATGTCGGCGTCGCACCCGTGGCGGCCGCCTTTGCCGAACGGCTGCCCCGGCGCGCGATCCTGGTCAGTCTCGACCTCGTGCGCGCGGCGGTGGCGGTGGCTCTCCCCTTCGTCACCGAGGTCTGGCAGGTCTATGTGCTGATCTTTCTGCTGCAGTCGGCATCGGCGGGCTTCACACCGACATTTCAGGCGACCATACCCGACGTCCTGCCGGACGAGAAGGACTACACGCGGGCGCTCTCCCTGTCGCGATTGGCCTATGATCTCGAAAGCCTTCTCAGCCCGATGCTCGCTGCGGCCCTTCTCACGGTGATGAGCTTCTATGCGCTCTTCGCCGGCACCGTGATCGGCTTCCTGGCCTCGGCCGCTCTGGTCGTCTCGGTTCTGCTCCCCAGCCCCAGGCCTTCCACGCCGCGCCCCATTTACGAGCGAACCACGCGTGGCTCCCGCATTTACCTCGCCACCCCGAGGCTGCGTGGGCTGCTGGCGGTCAACATGGCGGTCTCCGCCGCCGGTGCGATGGCGATCGTCAATACTGTGGTCATCGTGCAGGGAGAGTTCGGTTTGTCGCAGCGCGCGACCGCGCTGGCGCTGGCGGCGTTCGGCGGCGGGTCGATGGTCGCCGCACTCGCCCTGCCAAGGCTGCTCGAAGCCATATCCGACCGCGCGGCGATGCTGGCAGGCGTGATCCTTATGATCCTTGGTCTCGTGGCTGGGGCCACTGTCTCGGGCTACCAGCTCCTTCTGCTGCTCTGGTTCGTTCTCGGCCTCGGCTATTCGGCGGCCCAGACGCCCTCGGGCCGGCTGCTGCGGCGTTCCTCGCAACCCGAGGACCGGCCCGCCTTGTTCGCGGCGCAGTTTGCGTTGTCGCATGCCTGCTGGCTTGTAACCTATCCGCTGGCCGGATGGCTCGGCGCCTCCGTCGGGCCCAACGCGACATTCCTGATCCTGGCCGTGATTGCGGCCGCCGCTCTCGTGGCAGCGGCCCTTCTGTGGCCGGCTTCCGACCCGGAAGTCGTTGAGCACCGGCATCCCGGCCTTTCCGACGACGATCCGCATTGGGCGGAGGGAGCGCGGCACGGTGAGGGCCGCCATGCTCACGCCTTCGTCGTCGACAACCTGCATCCGCAATGGCCGCGCGAGCCGTGA
- a CDS encoding metal-sensing transcriptional repressor, giving the protein MSTHSSHPAIVKRLKRAEGHLRSVVAMIEAGRPCLELAQQLHAVEKAIGQAKKTLIRDHLDHCLGDAAQALPAGQQRSIEEFKEITKYL; this is encoded by the coding sequence ATGTCCACCCATTCCTCGCACCCCGCCATCGTCAAGCGCCTGAAGCGCGCCGAAGGCCATCTGCGCAGCGTCGTCGCGATGATCGAAGCCGGCCGGCCCTGCCTTGAACTCGCGCAGCAGCTGCACGCGGTCGAGAAGGCCATAGGCCAGGCCAAGAAGACGCTCATCCGCGACCATCTCGATCACTGCCTCGGCGACGCCGCACAGGCCTTGCCCGCCGGCCAGCAGCGCTCGATCGAGGAGTTCAAGGAGATCACCAAGTACCTTTAG
- a CDS encoding MFS transporter codes for MGSSDAQTDVQPRKWLHPTTCLFAARALRDFGDGFVAVLLPVYLLALGFSPLEVGIIATASLLGSALLTIAAGFLGPRFDHRQLLLAAASLMIATGVAFAVVHDYALLLIVAFAGTINPSAGSVSVFVPIEHAALTREVSDANRTRMFARYSLVGALASAVGALAAAAPDVMTTVGLGQLTAIKLMFVLYAVVGLLGGLFYARIPKRPPASEPAAALGPSRAIVFRLAALFSLDAFAGGFVVQSLLALWLFERFDLSLSAAGVFFFWSSILSAFSFPVAAWLSRHIGLVNTMVFTHIPSSIALMLAALAPNLGIALALLLIRAALSQMDVPTRSSYVMALVTEAERAAAASFTSVPRSLAASASPALAGALFAASYKAWPLLICGALKITYDLLLLAQFRHIKPPEERK; via the coding sequence ATGGGCTCCTCTGACGCTCAAACGGACGTCCAGCCGCGCAAGTGGCTCCACCCGACGACCTGCCTCTTTGCAGCGCGGGCGCTGCGCGATTTCGGCGACGGCTTCGTGGCCGTCCTCCTGCCGGTCTATCTGCTTGCGCTCGGCTTCAGCCCGCTCGAGGTCGGCATCATCGCCACCGCATCGCTCCTCGGCTCGGCGCTGCTCACTATTGCAGCCGGCTTCCTTGGCCCGCGCTTCGATCATCGTCAGCTTCTACTGGCCGCTGCGAGCCTGATGATCGCTACCGGCGTCGCCTTCGCCGTGGTTCACGATTACGCGCTCCTTCTGATCGTCGCCTTCGCAGGCACGATCAACCCGTCGGCCGGCAGTGTGAGCGTGTTCGTGCCGATCGAGCACGCGGCGCTGACACGGGAAGTGAGTGACGCCAACCGGACGAGGATGTTCGCGCGCTACAGCCTTGTAGGAGCGCTCGCAAGCGCCGTTGGCGCGCTCGCTGCGGCCGCCCCCGATGTGATGACCACGGTCGGGCTCGGCCAACTCACGGCGATCAAGCTGATGTTCGTCCTCTATGCGGTTGTCGGGCTCCTGGGTGGCCTGTTCTATGCACGCATCCCCAAGCGCCCGCCCGCAAGCGAGCCGGCCGCCGCGCTTGGCCCCTCCCGCGCCATCGTCTTCAGGCTCGCGGCACTCTTCAGCCTCGACGCCTTCGCCGGCGGGTTCGTCGTGCAGTCGCTGCTGGCGCTGTGGCTGTTCGAGCGGTTTGATCTCTCCCTGTCAGCCGCGGGCGTGTTTTTCTTCTGGTCGAGCATACTGTCGGCTTTCTCATTTCCCGTCGCCGCCTGGCTGTCGCGGCACATCGGGCTCGTCAACACGATGGTGTTCACCCACATTCCCTCCAGCATCGCCCTGATGCTGGCGGCGCTCGCCCCCAACCTGGGCATTGCCCTTGCCCTGCTGCTGATCCGGGCAGCGCTTTCCCAGATGGACGTGCCGACGCGCTCGTCATACGTCATGGCCCTGGTAACGGAGGCCGAGCGCGCCGCCGCCGCGAGCTTCACCTCCGTTCCGCGCAGCCTCGCCGCATCCGCCAGCCCCGCACTGGCCGGCGCCTTGTTTGCCGCATCCTACAAGGCCTGGCCGCTCCTGATCTGCGGCGCGCTCAAGATCACCTACGACCTGCTGCTGCTTGCGCAGTTCCGCCACATCAAGCCGCCGGAAGAGCGTAAGTAG
- the chrA gene encoding chromate efflux transporter, producing MNKIASNDTQSIERNTAPDHGIPFGEAVRVWARVAALSFGGPAGQIAVMHRIIVEEKRWIGENRFLHALNYCMLLPGPEAQQLAVYIGWLLHKTKGGLVAGTLFVLPGVVAIMGLSWIYALFGNVGAVEALFFGLKAAVLAIVLEAVVRVGKRALKNNVMMALAAAAFIAIFFFHVPFPLIILTAALIGFAGGRAGLAPFLAANGHGKVGDRQVADAESVLGETIPAHARPSVGWALKIAGVFLVLWLTPVVALVAAFGTGNVFADIAVFFSKMAVVTFGGAYAVLAYVAQQAVETYHWLQPGEMLDGLAMAETTPGPLIMVTQFVGFMGAFRAPGSLDPLLAATLGGLLTTWVTFTPCFLWIFLGAPYVEALRSNRALSAALATITAAVVGVILNLAVWFGLHVLFGELIEVSSFGMSVDVPILSSVNVASLVLTMGALIAVFRFKVGMLKVLAACSLAGLAYGLL from the coding sequence ATGAACAAGATCGCAAGCAACGACACACAATCCATCGAGCGCAACACTGCGCCCGACCACGGCATCCCGTTCGGAGAGGCCGTGCGCGTCTGGGCGCGGGTGGCGGCGCTCTCCTTCGGCGGCCCGGCCGGGCAGATCGCGGTGATGCACCGGATCATCGTCGAGGAGAAGCGCTGGATCGGCGAGAACCGCTTCCTGCACGCGCTCAACTACTGCATGCTCCTGCCGGGACCGGAGGCGCAGCAGCTCGCCGTCTATATCGGCTGGCTCCTCCACAAGACCAAGGGCGGGCTCGTCGCCGGCACGCTGTTCGTGTTGCCGGGCGTCGTCGCCATCATGGGCCTGAGCTGGATCTACGCGCTCTTCGGCAATGTCGGCGCCGTCGAGGCGCTGTTCTTCGGGCTTAAGGCGGCGGTGCTCGCCATCGTGCTCGAGGCCGTCGTGCGCGTCGGCAAGCGCGCCCTCAAGAACAACGTCATGATGGCACTCGCCGCGGCTGCCTTCATAGCCATCTTCTTCTTCCACGTTCCGTTCCCGCTCATCATTCTGACAGCAGCCCTTATCGGCTTTGCTGGCGGGCGCGCTGGCCTTGCGCCCTTCCTCGCCGCCAACGGGCACGGCAAGGTGGGCGACAGGCAGGTCGCCGACGCGGAGAGCGTCCTCGGCGAGACGATCCCGGCCCACGCGCGGCCTTCGGTTGGCTGGGCGTTGAAGATCGCCGGCGTCTTCCTCGTCCTGTGGCTTACGCCGGTGGTTGCCCTTGTCGCCGCCTTTGGCACCGGCAATGTCTTTGCCGATATCGCTGTCTTCTTCTCCAAGATGGCGGTGGTGACCTTCGGCGGGGCCTATGCCGTTCTCGCCTATGTGGCGCAGCAGGCCGTGGAGACCTATCACTGGCTCCAACCCGGAGAGATGCTGGACGGGCTTGCCATGGCCGAGACCACGCCCGGGCCGCTGATCATGGTCACGCAATTCGTCGGCTTCATGGGAGCCTTCCGCGCGCCCGGGTCGCTCGATCCGTTGCTGGCGGCCACGCTCGGTGGCCTGCTCACCACTTGGGTGACCTTCACGCCCTGCTTCCTGTGGATCTTCCTCGGCGCGCCCTATGTCGAGGCGCTACGCAGCAACCGGGCGCTGTCGGCCGCGCTGGCGACGATCACCGCGGCCGTCGTCGGCGTCATCCTCAATCTCGCGGTGTGGTTCGGGCTGCACGTGCTCTTCGGCGAGCTGATCGAGGTGAGCAGCTTCGGCATGAGCGTCGATGTGCCGATCTTGAGCTCGGTCAACGTGGCCTCGCTCGTGCTCACCATGGGCGCGCTGATCGCCGTGTTCCGCTTCAAGGTCGGTATGCTGAAGGTGCTCGCCGCCTGTTCCCTGGCGGGGCTCGCCTATGGGCTCCTCTGA